CCGGAAAACCGCATTGCAGCCGGCAAATCCCCGGTGGGTAACCTGATCCTCTCCGCAGAGCACCAGGGCGGGAACATTTGTATCGAAGTGACCGATGACGGTGCGGGCCTTAATCGTGAGCGCATTCTGGCGAAGGCGATTTCGCAGGGGATGGCGGTCAGCGAAAACATGACCGATGAAGAAGTGGGCATGCTGATCTTCGCCCCAGGGTTCTCTACCGCTGAGCAGGTGACCGACGTCTCCGGACGCGGCGTGGGAATGGACGTGGTGAAGCGTAACATCCAGGAAATGGGCGGCCACGTCGAAATTCAGTCTAAGCAAGGTTCGGGTACCACCATTCGTATTCTGCTGCCGCTGACGCTGGCGATCCTCGACGGCATGTCGGTAAAAGTGGCGGACGAAGTCTTCATTCTGCCGCTGAATGCGGTGATGGAATCACTGCAGCCACGTGAAGAAGATCTGCATCCGCTGGCGGGTGGCGAGCGTGTGCTCGAAGTGCGTGGCGAATACCTGCCGCTGGTGGAATTGTGGAAAGTCTTCGAAGTGGATGGCGCGAAAACAGAGGCCACGCAGGGTATCGTGGTGATCCTGCAAAGTGCGGGTCGCCGCTACGCGCTGCTGGTTGACCAGCTGATCGGTCAGCACCAGGTGGTGGTGAAGAACCTCGAAAGCAACTACCGCAAAGTGCCGGGTATTTCTGCCGCCACCATTCTGGGTGATGGTAGCGTGGCGCTGATCGTCGACGTGTCGGCGCTTCAGGGATTAAATCGTGAACAACGTGTGGCGTACACAGCCGCCTGATTAAGTAAAGGGTAAGAACATGACCGGTATGAGTAATGTAACGAAACTGGCGGGCGAGCCATCAGGACAGGAGTTCCTGGTATTCACTTTAGGCGATGAGGAGTACGGCATCGATATCCTGAAAGTGCAGGAAATTCGTGGTTACGATCAGGTTACCCGCATCGCGAACACGCCAGCGTTTATTAAAGGTGTCACCAACCTGCGTGGGGTGATTGTGCCTATCGTTGACCTGCGCGTGAAGTTCAGCCAGGGCGATGTGGAGTACAACGATAACACCGTGGTGATTGTCCTCAATCTGGGGCAGCGCGTGGTCGGTATCGTGGTAGATGGCGTGTCTGACGTGCTCTCACTGACGTCTGACCAAATTCGTCCGGCGCCGGAGTTTGCGGTCACGCTGTCTACCGAGTACCTGACGGGGCTGGGTGCGCTGGGTGAGCGTATGTTGATTCTGGTGAACATCGAGAAGCTGTTGAACAGCGAAGAGATGGCGTTGCTGGATATCGCGGCGAACCATGTAGCGTAGGTAAATGCAAAACGGCAATCCAGGTTGCCGTTTTTTGTGTTTGCTCCCTCTCCCTGTGGGAGAGGGTTGGGATGAGGGCATCAGGCCACACCCCGTTTGTACTCTTACACTTCCTGCTCTACCAGCTCCGCTTCGGCTTCCCGCGCTCCTTCATTCTGCGACAGCATCGCGGTTGCAATCCCGTTACCCAGCACGTTAATGGCAGAACGCCCCATATCCAGGAAGTGGTCGATTCCCATCAGCAGCAGAATACCCGCTACCGGAATATTGAAGCTTGGGATCGTCGCCGCCAGTACCACCAGCGAAGAGCGCGGTACGCCCGCAATGCCTTTTGACGCCAGCATCAGCGTCAGCATCAGGACGGTGACTTCCGAGAAGCTCAGATGAATGTTGTACGCCTGAGCGATAAACATTGAGGCAAAAGAGCAGTACACCATCGAGCCCACCAGGTTAAAGGAATACCCAATTGGCAGGACGAAAGAGGCGATGCTGCGTGAGCAGCCAAAACGTTCCAGTTGCTCAAGGGTCTTCGGATAAGCCGCCTCGGAGCTGCTGGTGGTAAACGCGACCAGCACCGGATCTTTCAGCATGCTGAGCAGGCGGAACACCTCTTTTTTCAGCACCATATAACCCACCGCCAGCAACACCATGCAGGTGAGGAGGATAGCCACATAGTAGCCGCCAATAAAGGACGCATAGTTCAGCAGAATGCCGAGACCCTGGGTGGCAATCACCGATGAGATGGCGGCGAAAATCGCCAGTGGGGCAACATACATCACGTAGCCCGTGACCTTCAGCATGATATGGGACACCACATCCAGCGCCGCGACCAGCGGGGCGTTGAATTTCTGGCCCAGCGACGCGCCGCCAATGCCAAAGAACATGGAGAACACGACGATCTGCAGAATTTCATTGTCCGCCATCGCCCCGGCGATACTGGTCGGAATGGTATGAGAGAGGAAGGCTTTGAGCGTCATGCCGCCGACGGCCAGACCCGTATCCACCGCTTCTGTGGGGATCGTCAGGTTCAGACCGCTACCAGGATGCTCCAGGGTGACAATAAACAGCCCCACCAGGATAGACAGCACCGATGAGCTGATAAACCATACCATCGCTTTACCGCCTACGCGGCCAATGGTGGAGGTTTCGCCCATTTTCATAATCCCGACCGTCAGCGTACTGAAGACTAATGGCGCAATCACCATTTTGATCAGTCGCAGGAAAATATCGGTGAGAAGCGTAATGTTATCCGACCACGCTTTGATGGCATCCGCTGATGCATATTCATGAATGGCCGCCCCTGAAAGAATACCCGCCAGCATGAATATCACGATGAAGAGTGTAAGTTTGTTTGCACTTGCCACGAAAAAAGACCCTCTATGCGCTTTAGGTGTAGCCCGCGCCGATGTATATGGATTTTTTATTACAGCGCGGGAAATTATTTGGCACATAAATTGAAGTAAAGCGGGGGTAGATACAACTCCTTTTTAAGTTTTATTAATTTTGTTGCTAATGCGCCGACGATATATTGTGACGCTTATCACACTTTAATGGATATATCCTCAAGCGAAAGCTGAGAAATTCATTTTTAAAATCTCTAAGCCCCTGTTTTTTAGATGCTTAATGCGTCAATCAGACAAAGGGATGACGTCAATGGACGTGGGTGGTCGAAGCGATAACCATAAACTAAATTCTCAATAACCCCCTCGGAGGCGCATTTAGCGGGGCTAACATCTTGAACGTTAAAACTAAATTGTTGTACGTGAACGGAGACGTCTTCTGGAGGGTGGTAAATGAAAAGAAAACGCCTTTTGACCTGCGCTGGCATCCTGTTAACCGCGACTACCGCCCAGCAGGCGCTGGCGGTCACCAGTAGTGGCACCATCGGCGCGACACTGACATTGACAAACGGGTGTCTGATTAATGGATCACCCACCCAAAACGGCATTAACTTCGGGACACTGGATTTCGGGACCCATCCTGCCACCTTTTCCACCCTGACGACGCAGTTGACCGGCGCCAGCGGGGGAAATACCTTCACGATTCAATGTACGACCGCCAGCTACACGGTGGCGATAACCGGAAATACCAACTCCACTGCGCCGGGCACCGTCGTTGGCACGACGGGGACACCCGCGCGCTATCTGATCAACACCACCAACACGGCGCAGGGTGTGGCTTATAGCCTGTACAGCGACAGCGGGTTTAATAACGTTGTGGCGAATAACGCGGCGTTGCCGATCGCGTCCACGGCAGGCGGGGTGGACAGTTACACCCTCTACGGGCGTATCACCGGCGGTGGGAACAGCGTGACGGTGGTACCGGGAACCTACACCGACACCATAAATGTCAGCGTAACCTACTAAACCCATTCAGCCATGAAAACCGCTTGTTTGCGTCTGCGCCAACGCGCAGAAGGACTCGTGCGCCCTTTTTTCACCCTGCTCGTTGGGCTGGCGCTGGCGCCCACGGTTGAGGCTGTCACGTCACAGTCCTTTAAGGTCAGCGCAACCATTGTTCCAGGCTGTGCGGTGAGTACCGGCAGCGGAGGCGTACTAGGCACGCTGAACTTCGGTACCCATACCGGCGTGGAGAGTGCCCCGGTGAGCACCAGCTTCGTACCAAACGGGGCACTCTCGATCGCCTGTACGCCAGGCGTGGCACTGAGTATGAGCATTAACGGCGGGCAGAATTACGCCTCCGTGCGGCGAATGACGCGCAACGGCGGGAACGACGTGGTGGGATACCGGCTTTACAGCAGCAGTTCACTTGCGGCGAACAGCGAAATAGGGGTCAACCAGGCGATTCCGGTGACCTATACCAACAGCAACAACATCGCGCTGCCGTTGTTTGGCGTGGCGCTATTGACCGGGTTCAGCCCGGCGGGAACCTATTCTGATCAGCTTACCGTGACCTTGTCATGGTGATAAAGGGAGAGAGACGATGACGGCATATTTCAGGCGCATGTGTCTGGGAAGTCTGCTGGGGGTGATGGCCGTGACGGCAGGCCACGTACAGGCGGCCGCCACCATTCTGTTATGGCCTATCGATCCCTGGCTGGCGGCAGACGCCAAAGCCACGGAGCTGTGGATCCAGAATCAAGGGAACAGCCCAACCACCATGCAGGTACGCATTGTGCGCTGGAAGCAGGAGGGCGGGTTCGAACGTTACAGCACCCAGCAGGATGTGGTCGCCAGCCCGCCCATCGTCACCATCGCAGCGGGCAGCAAACAGCTTATTCGTCTTATCAAACAGGGGACGGTTCCGGTGGGGGTCGAACAGGCCTACCGCATTATTGTCGATGAAATCCCTCAGCCGGATAACAAAGCCGAACCGGCTATCGGCCTCAAACTGCAGATGCGTTATTCCATTCCCCTTTTTGTCTATGGGCAGGGGATCCCGACACGCAAAGAGGGGGCACACCATGCGCTGGTGGATACCCGCACGTTGAGCTGGCGGGTAACGCATGAGGGCGGACAGCCTCACCTGGAGGTGAACAACCGGGGCGATGTCCATGTCAGACTCAGCCAGGTTTCGCTGGTACAGGACGGGCAGAAACGTCCTGTTGCCGAGGGATTGCTGGGCTACGTGCTGGCGGGCAGTACCCGCAGCTGGGCCATTCCGGCCGGCATTCGGCAGCCAGACCAGATGCGCGCGCAGATTAATGCCAGGGATGAGCAATGGCAGTCGACGCCCGTCAACTGAAACCGGCGATGATGATCCTGCTTTGCGTCACGACCAGCACCTGGGCTGAACCCGGCGATGACAGTTTACCGCCGCCTCCCGAGGCCCGGGCGGTGAACGATGAGGCGGTTTTTCAGCTTGCCCTCGTGCTGAACCACTACGATACCGGTCTGGTGGTGCCCGTGACGCAGCGCAAAGGGGCTTACTTCATCT
This region of Enterobacter cloacae complex sp. R_G8 genomic DNA includes:
- the cheW gene encoding chemotaxis protein CheW produces the protein MTGMSNVTKLAGEPSGQEFLVFTLGDEEYGIDILKVQEIRGYDQVTRIANTPAFIKGVTNLRGVIVPIVDLRVKFSQGDVEYNDNTVVIVLNLGQRVVGIVVDGVSDVLSLTSDQIRPAPEFAVTLSTEYLTGLGALGERMLILVNIEKLLNSEEMALLDIAANHVA
- a CDS encoding spore coat U domain-containing protein, giving the protein MKTACLRLRQRAEGLVRPFFTLLVGLALAPTVEAVTSQSFKVSATIVPGCAVSTGSGGVLGTLNFGTHTGVESAPVSTSFVPNGALSIACTPGVALSMSINGGQNYASVRRMTRNGGNDVVGYRLYSSSSLAANSEIGVNQAIPVTYTNSNNIALPLFGVALLTGFSPAGTYSDQLTVTLSW
- a CDS encoding molecular chaperone; its protein translation is MTAYFRRMCLGSLLGVMAVTAGHVQAAATILLWPIDPWLAADAKATELWIQNQGNSPTTMQVRIVRWKQEGGFERYSTQQDVVASPPIVTIAAGSKQLIRLIKQGTVPVGVEQAYRIIVDEIPQPDNKAEPAIGLKLQMRYSIPLFVYGQGIPTRKEGAHHALVDTRTLSWRVTHEGGQPHLEVNNRGDVHVRLSQVSLVQDGQKRPVAEGLLGYVLAGSTRSWAIPAGIRQPDQMRAQINARDEQWQSTPVN
- a CDS encoding spore coat protein U domain-containing protein, with amino-acid sequence MKRKRLLTCAGILLTATTAQQALAVTSSGTIGATLTLTNGCLINGSPTQNGINFGTLDFGTHPATFSTLTTQLTGASGGNTFTIQCTTASYTVAITGNTNSTAPGTVVGTTGTPARYLINTTNTAQGVAYSLYSDSGFNNVVANNAALPIASTAGGVDSYTLYGRITGGGNSVTVVPGTYTDTINVSVTY
- a CDS encoding dicarboxylate/amino acid:cation symporter, yielding MASANKLTLFIVIFMLAGILSGAAIHEYASADAIKAWSDNITLLTDIFLRLIKMVIAPLVFSTLTVGIMKMGETSTIGRVGGKAMVWFISSSVLSILVGLFIVTLEHPGSGLNLTIPTEAVDTGLAVGGMTLKAFLSHTIPTSIAGAMADNEILQIVVFSMFFGIGGASLGQKFNAPLVAALDVVSHIMLKVTGYVMYVAPLAIFAAISSVIATQGLGILLNYASFIGGYYVAILLTCMVLLAVGYMVLKKEVFRLLSMLKDPVLVAFTTSSSEAAYPKTLEQLERFGCSRSIASFVLPIGYSFNLVGSMVYCSFASMFIAQAYNIHLSFSEVTVLMLTLMLASKGIAGVPRSSLVVLAATIPSFNIPVAGILLLMGIDHFLDMGRSAINVLGNGIATAMLSQNEGAREAEAELVEQEV